A genome region from Manis javanica isolate MJ-LG chromosome 3, MJ_LKY, whole genome shotgun sequence includes the following:
- the LOC140848275 gene encoding E3 ubiquitin-protein ligase TRIM69-like, with protein TQVTGLSREDPGVAKAAARLGPLRRRSAGSCGPQSRPASLSLLTLDPKTAHPNLVLSKNRTSVWHGDIKQEMPDDPQRFDSSVAVLGSKGFSSGKWYWEVEVAKKTKWTVGVVRESIIRKGSCPLNPEQGFWILRLRNQTDLKALDLPSCSLKLTNNLNKVGIYLDYEGGQVSFYNANTMTHIYTFSSTFTEKLYPYFCPCLNDGGDNKEPLHILHPQ; from the exons ACTCAGGTCACAGGGTTGAGTAGGGAGGACCCGGGAGTGGCGAAGGCGGCGGCCCGTCTTGGCCCCCTGCGGCGCCGGAGCGCGGGATCCTGTGGACCGCAGAGTCGACCTGCAA GCCTATCTCTATTAACTCTGGACCCTAAAACAGCTCACCCAAATCTGGTGCTCTCCAAAAACAGAACCAGTGTATGGCATGGTGACATTAAGCAGGAAATGCCTGATGATCCACAGAGGTTTGACTCAAGCGTGGCTGTGCTGGGCTCAAAAGGCTTCTCATCTGGAAAGTGGTATTGGGAAGTAGAagtagcaaagaaaacaaaatggacagTTGGAGTTGTCAGAGAATCCATCATCCGGAAAGGCAGCTGTCCCCTAAATCCTGAACAAGGATTTTGGATTTTAAGACTAAGGAATCAAACTGATCTAAAGGCTCTGGATTTGCCTTCTTGCAGTCTAAAATTGACTAACAATCTCAACAAGGTTGGCATATACCTGGATTATGAAGGAGGGCAGGTGTCCTTCTACAATGCTAACACCATGACCCACATTTACACCTTCAGTAGCACTTTCACGGAGAAACTTTATCCCTATTTCTGCCCTTGCCTTAATGATGGTGGAGATAATAAAGAACCCTTGCATATATTACATCCACAATAA